One part of the Anaeromyxobacter sp. Fw109-5 genome encodes these proteins:
- the metX gene encoding homoserine O-acetyltransferase → MTSKTDSPDRSAAGRAAFVSPETQTLELPGGLDLELGGRLERVQIAYRTWGTLAPDGGNAVVVCHALTGSADADQWWTRLFGPGRALDPARDFIVCSNILGSCYGTTGPTSIDPGTGRPYYGAFPAITVRDMVRVQKALVDALGVRRVRMAIGGSLGGMQVLEWALLYPALVESVVFIASTARHSAWCIGLSEAQRQAIYADPRWGGGAYDPAEPPEAGLAAARMMAMLSYRSQPSFEQRFGRRPQTEDVYAVESYLRYQGRLLVDRFDPATYVALTKAMDTHDVSRARGDYDEVLRSIRQPTLVVSIDSDVLYWPWEQREVAALVPNARLAVLDSPHGHDAFLIDVDRLSDMVAEFRGERRRRQAADEGGDAIDRAYAEHGVSLLVLGKGKVGSELLEQLRAQGAELELDYETVVRVVGIADRRRALLDEAGIDLDRWRELLAAAPETGPVDAASAPALLDRLAALPRPILVDLTAAEGMEDVYEQAFRRGVDVVAANKRPLAAPPRRREQLREARRHHGRQYRYDTAVGASLPVIGTLRRLVRSGDRVRSIVGSLSGTLGYLCTELARGVPLSLATRWAIGLGYAEEDPRDDLSGRDAARKALILARETGAQLALEDVEVEPLVPPEALVPGPPEALIAALREHDEALSRRVESLRAEGKVLRHLARVQTLPDGRVAARVGPEAVELADPAAHLVGVEAYVAFTSARHSERPLVVQGAGVGGASTAGGVLAELLAIARGDGAA, encoded by the coding sequence ATGACCTCCAAGACGGACAGTCCGGATCGCTCCGCGGCGGGGCGCGCGGCGTTCGTCTCGCCCGAGACGCAGACGCTGGAGCTGCCCGGCGGCCTCGACCTCGAGCTGGGCGGCCGGCTGGAGCGCGTCCAGATCGCGTACCGGACGTGGGGGACCCTCGCGCCCGACGGCGGCAACGCCGTGGTCGTGTGCCACGCGCTCACCGGCTCGGCCGACGCCGACCAGTGGTGGACGCGCCTGTTCGGCCCGGGCCGCGCCCTGGACCCCGCGCGCGACTTCATCGTCTGCTCGAACATCCTGGGCAGCTGCTACGGCACGACCGGTCCCACGTCGATCGATCCTGGGACCGGCAGGCCGTACTACGGCGCCTTCCCGGCGATCACCGTGCGCGACATGGTGCGGGTGCAGAAGGCGCTCGTCGACGCGCTCGGCGTGCGCCGAGTGCGGATGGCGATCGGCGGCTCGCTCGGCGGCATGCAGGTGCTGGAGTGGGCGCTGCTCTACCCGGCGCTGGTGGAGTCGGTGGTGTTCATCGCCTCGACCGCGCGCCACTCGGCGTGGTGCATCGGCCTCTCCGAGGCGCAGCGCCAGGCCATCTACGCCGACCCGCGCTGGGGCGGGGGCGCCTACGATCCCGCCGAACCGCCGGAGGCCGGGCTCGCCGCGGCGCGCATGATGGCGATGCTCTCGTACCGGAGCCAGCCGTCGTTCGAGCAGCGCTTCGGGCGCCGCCCCCAGACCGAGGACGTCTACGCGGTCGAGAGCTACCTGCGCTACCAGGGCCGGCTGCTCGTCGACCGCTTCGACCCCGCGACCTACGTGGCCCTCACGAAGGCGATGGACACGCACGACGTCTCGCGCGCCCGCGGGGATTACGACGAGGTGCTCCGGTCCATCCGCCAGCCCACGCTGGTCGTCTCGATCGACTCCGACGTCCTCTACTGGCCGTGGGAGCAGCGGGAGGTCGCCGCGCTCGTGCCGAACGCGCGGCTCGCCGTCCTCGACTCGCCGCACGGCCACGACGCGTTCCTCATCGACGTCGACCGGCTGTCCGACATGGTGGCCGAGTTCCGCGGCGAGCGGCGCCGGCGCCAGGCGGCGGACGAGGGGGGCGACGCGATCGACCGCGCGTACGCGGAGCACGGGGTGTCGCTGCTCGTGCTGGGCAAGGGCAAGGTCGGGTCGGAGCTGCTGGAGCAGCTCCGCGCGCAGGGCGCCGAGCTCGAGCTCGACTACGAGACGGTGGTGCGGGTGGTGGGGATCGCCGACCGGCGCCGCGCGCTCCTCGACGAGGCGGGCATCGACCTGGACCGCTGGCGCGAGCTGCTCGCCGCCGCGCCGGAGACGGGGCCCGTCGACGCCGCGAGCGCGCCGGCCCTGCTCGACCGGCTCGCCGCGCTGCCGCGCCCGATCCTCGTCGACCTCACCGCCGCGGAGGGGATGGAGGACGTCTACGAGCAGGCCTTCCGGCGCGGCGTCGACGTGGTCGCCGCGAACAAGCGGCCGCTGGCGGCGCCGCCGCGCCGGCGCGAGCAGCTCCGCGAGGCGCGCCGGCACCACGGCCGGCAGTACCGCTACGACACCGCCGTGGGCGCGAGCCTGCCGGTGATCGGCACGCTGCGCCGGCTCGTCCGCAGCGGCGACCGCGTGCGCTCCATCGTCGGCTCGCTCTCCGGGACGCTCGGCTACCTGTGCACCGAGCTCGCGCGCGGGGTGCCCTTGTCGCTCGCGACCCGCTGGGCGATCGGGCTCGGGTACGCGGAGGAGGACCCCCGGGACGACCTCTCCGGGCGCGACGCCGCCCGCAAGGCCCTCATCCTCGCGCGCGAGACGGGGGCGCAGCTCGCGCTGGAGGACGTGGAGGTGGAGCCCCTCGTCCCTCCCGAGGCGCTCGTGCCCGGTCCCCCGGAGGCCCTCATCGCCGCGCTGCGCGAGCACGACGAGGCGCTCTCCCGGCGCGTGGAGTCGCTCCGCGCGGAGGGGAAGGTCCTCCGCCACCTGGCGCGCGTGCAGACGCTGCCGGACGGGAGGGTGGCCGCGCGGGTGGGGCCGGAGGCCGTCGAGCTCGCCGATCCGGCCGCGCACCTCGTCGGCGTGGAGGCGTACGTCGCGTTCACGAGCGCCCGGCACTCGGAGCGGCCGCTCGTCGTGCAGGGCGCGGGCGTGGGCGGAGCGAGCACGGCCGGCGGCGTGCTCGCCGAGCTCCTCGCCATCGCCCGGGGCGACGGGGCGGCGTAG
- a CDS encoding DPP IV N-terminal domain-containing protein, with amino-acid sequence MVTLLCSLVLAAAAAQPPAPAPQDPFLRQLAETRGFRAGRPTLVKVDPDGRTALFLRSGPRAGVQSLFETDLRSGATREVVSPAALVGAALEPTAAEAARLERQRVLARGVTHYAPSPDGRRIAFAIGGRLWLLDRASGASAPVPGAAGVIDPRFSPDGRALAYVADRDLHVRDLATGRTRRLTRARAASISNGLAEFVAQEEMDRHEGYWWSPDGRHLAYAEVDESPVERRALCDPARPERPCAQVAYPRAGTANAAVRLAVVPAAGGRPVWIRWDRRAFPYLATVRWERGGPLALVVQNRAQTEVRLLAADPSSGATRVLLAERDDAWVELFQDFPRFRVDGSFYWATERNGAPEVELRGAGGALLRSVVPAAAGFVALAGYDGEADELVFTAAPDPTRTVVQRARRGGSPETIALGEDRPTLARAVAAGKGGAVAVTWTTLTRAARTVVLGRDGARLAELPSVAEEPPFAPTTELRRVGEGQGLWAAVLRPRAAAPGERFPVVVDVYGGPSGPRAVHAPMIAEQWLADQGFVVVRIDGRGTTRRGRAFSRAVKGDFSTIVLEDQIAGLRALAAQLPAMDLGRVGITGWSFGGYAAALAVLRRPDVFHAAVAGAPVAEWRDYDTHYTERYLGLPEQNRAGYDRSSLLGWAPGLARPLLVVHGTADDNVFFSHALKLGDALFRAGRRYELLPVAGATHMIPEPTAVVRRWEATAAFLAEHLARASPPPVHAPRP; translated from the coding sequence ATGGTGACGCTCCTCTGCTCGCTGGTCCTCGCCGCGGCGGCGGCGCAGCCTCCCGCGCCCGCCCCGCAGGACCCCTTCCTCCGCCAGCTCGCCGAGACGCGCGGGTTCCGCGCCGGGCGGCCGACGCTCGTGAAGGTCGATCCGGACGGGCGCACCGCGCTCTTCCTCCGCTCGGGCCCGCGCGCGGGCGTGCAGTCCCTGTTCGAGACCGATCTCCGCAGCGGCGCCACGCGCGAGGTGGTGTCGCCCGCGGCCCTCGTGGGCGCGGCGCTCGAGCCGACCGCCGCGGAGGCCGCCCGGCTCGAGCGGCAGCGCGTCCTCGCGCGCGGCGTCACCCACTACGCGCCGTCCCCGGACGGACGCAGGATCGCGTTCGCGATCGGCGGCCGGCTCTGGCTCCTCGACCGCGCGTCGGGCGCCTCCGCTCCCGTGCCGGGCGCGGCCGGCGTGATCGATCCGCGCTTCTCTCCCGACGGCCGCGCGCTCGCGTACGTGGCGGATCGCGACCTCCACGTCCGCGACCTCGCGACGGGGCGGACGCGGCGGCTCACGCGCGCCCGGGCCGCGTCGATCTCGAACGGCCTCGCCGAGTTCGTCGCCCAGGAGGAGATGGACCGTCACGAGGGGTACTGGTGGTCCCCGGACGGGCGCCACCTCGCCTACGCCGAGGTCGACGAGTCGCCGGTGGAGCGGCGGGCGCTGTGCGACCCGGCGCGCCCGGAGCGACCGTGCGCGCAGGTCGCGTACCCGCGCGCCGGGACGGCGAACGCCGCCGTCCGGCTGGCGGTCGTCCCGGCGGCGGGTGGCCGGCCGGTCTGGATCCGCTGGGACAGGAGGGCGTTCCCGTACCTCGCGACCGTCCGCTGGGAGCGGGGCGGCCCGCTCGCCCTCGTCGTGCAGAACCGCGCGCAGACCGAGGTGCGGCTGCTCGCGGCGGATCCCTCGAGCGGCGCGACGCGGGTGCTGCTCGCGGAGCGCGACGACGCCTGGGTGGAGCTCTTCCAGGACTTCCCGCGCTTCCGCGTCGACGGGAGCTTCTACTGGGCGACCGAGCGCAACGGCGCGCCGGAGGTCGAGCTGCGCGGCGCCGGCGGTGCGCTGCTGCGGAGCGTCGTCCCCGCGGCGGCCGGCTTCGTGGCGCTCGCCGGCTACGACGGCGAGGCGGACGAGCTCGTCTTCACCGCCGCGCCGGATCCGACGCGCACGGTGGTGCAGCGCGCCCGACGAGGCGGCTCCCCCGAGACGATCGCGCTCGGAGAGGATCGCCCGACGCTCGCGAGGGCGGTCGCCGCCGGCAAGGGCGGCGCGGTGGCGGTGACGTGGACCACGCTCACGCGAGCGGCCCGCACGGTGGTGCTCGGCCGGGACGGGGCGCGGCTCGCGGAGCTGCCCAGCGTCGCGGAGGAGCCGCCGTTCGCGCCCACCACCGAGCTGCGGCGCGTCGGGGAGGGGCAGGGGCTCTGGGCCGCGGTGCTTCGTCCGCGCGCTGCGGCGCCCGGAGAGAGGTTCCCGGTGGTCGTGGACGTCTACGGCGGGCCGTCCGGGCCGCGCGCCGTTCACGCGCCGATGATCGCCGAGCAGTGGCTCGCGGATCAGGGGTTCGTCGTCGTGCGGATCGACGGCCGCGGCACGACCCGGCGCGGGCGGGCGTTCTCGCGCGCCGTGAAGGGCGACTTCTCGACGATCGTGCTCGAGGACCAGATCGCGGGGCTCCGGGCGCTCGCGGCGCAGCTCCCCGCCATGGACCTCGGCCGCGTGGGGATCACCGGGTGGTCGTTCGGCGGCTACGCCGCCGCGCTCGCGGTCCTGCGCCGGCCGGACGTGTTCCACGCGGCGGTCGCGGGGGCGCCGGTGGCGGAGTGGCGCGACTACGACACGCACTACACGGAGCGTTATCTCGGTCTGCCGGAGCAGAACCGCGCCGGGTACGACCGCAGCTCGCTCCTCGGCTGGGCCCCGGGCCTCGCGCGCCCGCTCCTCGTGGTCCACGGGACCGCCGACGACAACGTGTTCTTCTCGCACGCGCTGAAGCTCGGGGACGCGCTGTTCCGCGCCGGCCGCCGCTACGAGCTGTTGCCGGTGGCGGGCGCGACCCACATGATCCCGGAGCCGACCGCGGTGGTGCGCCGCTGGGAGGCGACCGCCGCGTTCCTCGCGGAGCACCTGGCGCGCGCGTCCCCGCCGCCGGTGCACGCCCCGCGTCCGTGA
- a CDS encoding hemerythrin domain-containing protein, with protein sequence MDAIETLMNEHRVIERVLDALVGFAEEARRKGTGDKAELGRFVSFIREFADRCHHGKEEDILFAAMVAHGFPRNGGPVAVMLHEHAQGRALVGALAAKAAQDGPWTPADLQTISDDAAAYANLLHAHIHKEDAILYPMAEQRLPPEAMERVAEDCERFEREQTGAGVHERYHALADELVLRHAATSHPAADTTPPHRHGCCG encoded by the coding sequence ATGGACGCCATCGAGACCCTCATGAACGAGCACCGCGTGATCGAGCGCGTGCTCGACGCCCTCGTCGGATTCGCCGAGGAGGCCCGGCGCAAGGGCACCGGCGACAAGGCCGAGCTCGGCCGGTTCGTCTCCTTCATCCGCGAGTTCGCCGATCGCTGCCACCACGGCAAGGAGGAGGACATCCTGTTCGCCGCGATGGTCGCGCACGGGTTCCCGCGGAACGGCGGCCCGGTCGCGGTCATGCTGCACGAGCACGCGCAGGGCAGGGCGCTCGTGGGCGCGCTGGCCGCCAAGGCGGCCCAGGACGGTCCGTGGACGCCGGCCGACCTCCAGACCATCTCCGACGACGCCGCCGCCTACGCGAACCTGCTCCACGCCCACATCCACAAGGAGGACGCGATCCTCTACCCGATGGCGGAGCAGCGCCTCCCGCCCGAGGCGATGGAGCGCGTGGCCGAGGACTGCGAGCGCTTCGAGCGCGAGCAGACCGGCGCGGGCGTGCACGAGCGGTACCACGCGCTCGCCGACGAGCTGGTCCTCCGTCACGCCGCGACCAGCCACCCGGCGGCCGACACGACGCCCCCGCACCGCCACGGCTGCTGCGGCTAG
- a CDS encoding sigma-54-dependent Fis family transcriptional regulator, whose translation MVGPLLPVVSHEDPHRRIVEEAIEAVLSTVDLASVLDRTGHLLRRHFGETRVAINRISSGDPTRAEVVLVSDPRQPSPELGTSFPLAGSAAGKALGERTPCILDPLQPKTPRYREEPLLAAYGYGSLVSFPLVFENEVLGTLDIAHPPAEGLLDCCYEVAKQVAHLVAIALHNSLMVEEVQRLNRLLGRENALLKEEIRQIKRDARYVAESPAMKDVVERVRLVAPSTTTVLVRGETGVGKEGLARMVHEFSPRFNAPFVPVNLGAIPEGLIESELFGHEKGAFTGASRRRPGRFEQADGGTVFLDEVGDAPPSVQVRLLRVLQERVVERVGGTEPVKVDVRVVAATNRNLEEMVARGTFRADLYYRLAVFPIELPPLRERRDEIRPLAMHFLARHATAMHRRPPRVGEDAWRAIEAHDWPGNVRELENFLQRALILSPGPELSLPELPARLRPDGTPSAPAEAAAPGKFEDEVRALIERALSHAGGRVYGPGGAASLLGLRPTTLQGKMKKYGVPAPRARG comes from the coding sequence ATGGTTGGACCGCTCCTGCCCGTCGTCTCGCACGAGGACCCGCACCGCCGCATCGTCGAGGAGGCGATCGAGGCGGTGCTCTCCACGGTCGATCTCGCCTCGGTGCTCGATCGCACCGGCCACCTGCTGCGGCGCCACTTTGGCGAGACGCGCGTCGCCATCAACCGGATCTCCTCCGGCGACCCGACCCGTGCAGAGGTCGTGCTCGTGTCGGATCCGCGCCAGCCCTCGCCGGAGCTCGGGACCTCGTTCCCGCTCGCGGGCTCCGCGGCCGGAAAGGCGCTGGGCGAGCGGACGCCCTGCATCCTCGACCCGCTCCAGCCGAAGACCCCCCGCTATCGCGAGGAGCCGCTCCTCGCCGCCTACGGCTACGGCTCCCTCGTCTCGTTCCCGCTCGTGTTCGAGAACGAGGTCCTCGGCACGCTCGACATCGCCCACCCGCCCGCGGAGGGGCTCCTCGACTGCTGCTACGAGGTCGCGAAGCAGGTGGCGCACCTCGTCGCCATCGCCCTGCACAACAGCCTCATGGTCGAGGAGGTGCAGCGCCTCAACCGGCTCCTCGGCCGCGAGAACGCCCTCCTGAAGGAGGAGATCCGCCAGATCAAGCGCGACGCACGCTACGTGGCGGAGAGCCCGGCCATGAAGGACGTGGTCGAGCGCGTGCGGCTCGTGGCGCCCTCGACCACCACCGTCCTGGTCCGCGGCGAGACCGGCGTCGGCAAGGAGGGGCTCGCGCGGATGGTCCACGAGTTCAGCCCCCGCTTCAACGCGCCCTTCGTCCCGGTGAACCTGGGGGCCATCCCCGAGGGGCTCATCGAGAGCGAGCTGTTCGGGCACGAGAAGGGCGCCTTCACCGGCGCGAGCCGTCGCCGGCCGGGCCGGTTCGAGCAGGCCGACGGCGGGACCGTCTTCCTCGACGAGGTGGGCGACGCGCCCCCGTCCGTGCAGGTGCGGCTGCTGCGGGTGCTGCAGGAGCGCGTCGTGGAGCGCGTCGGCGGCACCGAGCCGGTCAAGGTCGACGTGCGGGTGGTCGCCGCGACGAACCGCAACCTGGAGGAGATGGTCGCCCGCGGCACGTTCCGCGCCGACCTCTACTACCGGCTCGCGGTCTTCCCCATCGAGCTGCCGCCCCTGCGCGAGCGGCGCGACGAGATCCGCCCCCTCGCCATGCACTTCCTCGCGCGCCACGCGACGGCCATGCACCGCCGCCCGCCGCGGGTGGGCGAGGACGCCTGGCGCGCGATCGAGGCGCACGACTGGCCCGGCAACGTCCGCGAGCTCGAGAACTTCCTGCAGCGCGCGCTCATCCTCTCGCCCGGGCCCGAGCTGTCGCTCCCCGAGCTCCCGGCGCGCCTCCGGCCGGACGGCACCCCCTCCGCGCCCGCCGAGGCCGCGGCGCCGGGGAAGTTCGAGGACGAGGTCCGCGCGCTCATCGAGCGCGCCCTCTCGCACGCCGGCGGCCGGGTGTACGGACCGGGCGGAGCGGCCTCCCTGCTCGGCCTGCGTCCGACGACGCTGCAGGGGAAGATGAAGAAGTACGGCGTCCCCGCGCCGCGCGCGCGAGGGTGA
- a CDS encoding hemerythrin domain-containing protein: MNAIDLLEQQHREVEELFEEFESAGEKAKKTKERVCRELSDQLAMHAEIEEKLFYPESKQENTEEILRESVEEHLSMKRILADLLEIGAEDEQFDAKMSVLKEQVEHHVEEEEKELFPKVRKSLSKEELEDLGARMQRMFERLEAQGNASAKIPDQTDAPSEI, translated from the coding sequence GTGAACGCAATCGACCTGCTGGAGCAGCAGCACCGAGAGGTGGAGGAGCTCTTCGAGGAGTTCGAGAGCGCAGGGGAGAAGGCCAAGAAGACGAAGGAGCGGGTGTGCCGGGAGCTCTCCGATCAGCTCGCGATGCACGCGGAGATCGAGGAGAAGCTCTTCTACCCGGAGTCGAAGCAGGAGAACACGGAGGAGATCCTGCGCGAGTCCGTGGAGGAGCACCTGTCCATGAAGCGGATCCTGGCCGACCTCCTCGAGATCGGGGCGGAGGACGAGCAGTTCGACGCGAAGATGTCGGTGCTCAAGGAGCAGGTCGAGCACCACGTCGAGGAGGAGGAGAAGGAGCTCTTCCCGAAGGTCCGCAAGTCGCTCTCGAAGGAGGAGCTCGAGGACCTCGGCGCTCGCATGCAGCGGATGTTCGAGCGGCTCGAGGCCCAGGGGAACGCGAGCGCGAAGATCCCCGATCAGACGGACGCTCCGTCGGAGATCTGA
- a CDS encoding nitric-oxide reductase large subunit: MSHKGRAILLFTIVAAFTVLIFGGAKINEHKPPIPERVVSASGEVVMTGEDIRQGQLQYLSRGGQQTGSIWGHGAYLAPDWSADALHRIGLAAAGLAVGRAPGDAAAYTQERLEALPPGERGRVEAEVAAELRQNRYDPATGTLTLSPGQAAAFPALVRYYTQLFAEGSDAMSIPRGFVADPAAARAMTSFFFWTAWSAGTNRPGETFSYTANFPFDPLVGNRPLPSSLVWSILSVVLLILGTFAAIYAYLRLRAKDHEEPVRVVPLAEPKPTPSQRATLPFFLVAILLFIVQALLGSVTGHYAVEGNKLFGIEIGQLLPYAATRGWHLQLAVFWIATCWLATGLFIGPAVSGHEPKGQKALVYTLLGALVVVVVGALAGTYLGVRGKLSGPNGWLVGHQGYEYIELGRVWQVALIGGMLLWLALVYRAVKPALAAEKDKGGLTHLLLYASVTIPLFYSVGLFYTPGTHIAVADYWRWWVVHLWVENFFEVFATVALAFILARIGAVGAKAALRATYFSILLYLGSGIIGTFHHLYFTGSPLFITALGATFSALEIVPLTLLGFEVYENLKLARSGENASAWRWPLYFFVAVAFWNAVGAGVLGFLINPPIVLYYAQGLNTTPIHSHGALFGVYGFLAIALMLFSMRNIVRKDAWNDGLLKGAFWGLNGGLAGMIVFSLLPAGIYQFAIGIEKGLWYARSPEVTGSAFIHAVTWARVVPDVVFLCGAGLLLTFVVRAIVKDVALRRADEAGERSTVRRAA; the protein is encoded by the coding sequence ATGAGCCACAAGGGACGCGCCATCCTGCTGTTCACCATCGTCGCCGCCTTCACGGTCCTCATCTTCGGAGGCGCCAAGATCAACGAGCACAAGCCGCCCATCCCCGAGCGCGTCGTCTCCGCGTCCGGAGAGGTCGTGATGACCGGCGAGGACATCCGCCAGGGCCAGCTGCAGTACCTCTCGCGAGGTGGCCAGCAGACCGGCTCGATCTGGGGCCACGGCGCGTACCTCGCGCCAGACTGGTCCGCCGACGCGCTCCACCGCATCGGCCTCGCCGCGGCTGGCCTCGCGGTCGGCCGCGCGCCGGGGGACGCGGCGGCCTACACGCAGGAGCGGCTCGAGGCCCTCCCGCCCGGCGAGCGCGGCCGGGTCGAGGCCGAGGTCGCCGCCGAGCTGCGCCAGAACCGCTACGACCCCGCCACCGGCACGCTCACGCTCTCACCGGGCCAGGCCGCGGCGTTCCCCGCGCTCGTCCGGTACTACACCCAGCTCTTCGCCGAGGGGTCCGACGCGATGTCGATCCCTCGGGGCTTCGTGGCGGATCCCGCCGCGGCGCGCGCCATGACGTCGTTCTTCTTCTGGACGGCGTGGTCGGCCGGGACGAACCGCCCCGGGGAGACGTTCAGCTACACCGCGAACTTCCCCTTCGATCCCCTCGTCGGGAACCGCCCGCTCCCGTCGTCGCTCGTCTGGTCCATCCTCTCCGTCGTCCTGCTCATCCTCGGCACGTTCGCCGCCATCTACGCGTACCTGCGCCTCCGCGCGAAGGACCACGAGGAGCCGGTCCGGGTGGTCCCGCTCGCCGAGCCGAAGCCCACCCCGAGCCAGCGCGCCACCCTGCCGTTCTTCCTCGTCGCGATCCTCCTCTTCATCGTCCAGGCGCTGCTCGGGTCGGTGACCGGCCACTACGCGGTCGAGGGCAACAAGCTCTTCGGCATCGAGATCGGCCAGCTCCTCCCGTACGCGGCGACGCGCGGCTGGCACCTCCAGCTGGCGGTGTTCTGGATCGCCACCTGCTGGCTCGCGACGGGCCTCTTCATCGGCCCGGCGGTGAGCGGTCACGAGCCGAAGGGGCAGAAGGCCCTCGTCTACACGCTCCTCGGCGCGCTCGTGGTGGTCGTGGTCGGCGCGCTCGCCGGCACCTACCTCGGCGTGCGCGGCAAGCTCTCCGGCCCGAACGGCTGGCTCGTCGGCCACCAGGGCTACGAGTACATCGAGCTCGGGCGCGTCTGGCAGGTCGCGCTCATCGGCGGGATGCTGCTCTGGCTCGCCCTCGTGTACCGCGCGGTGAAGCCGGCGCTCGCGGCGGAGAAGGACAAGGGCGGGCTCACGCACCTGCTCCTCTACGCCTCGGTGACCATCCCGCTCTTCTACTCGGTCGGCCTGTTCTACACGCCGGGCACGCACATCGCGGTCGCCGACTACTGGCGCTGGTGGGTGGTGCACCTCTGGGTGGAGAACTTCTTCGAGGTGTTCGCCACCGTGGCGCTGGCCTTCATCCTCGCCCGCATCGGCGCGGTCGGGGCGAAGGCGGCGCTCCGCGCGACCTACTTCTCCATCCTGCTCTACCTCGGCTCCGGCATCATCGGGACGTTCCACCACCTGTACTTCACCGGCTCGCCGCTGTTCATCACGGCGCTCGGCGCGACGTTCTCGGCGCTCGAGATCGTCCCGCTCACGCTGCTCGGCTTCGAGGTCTACGAGAACCTGAAGCTCGCGCGCTCCGGTGAGAACGCCAGCGCGTGGAGGTGGCCGCTCTACTTCTTCGTGGCGGTGGCCTTCTGGAACGCGGTCGGCGCGGGCGTCCTCGGGTTCCTCATCAACCCGCCGATCGTCCTCTACTACGCGCAGGGGCTCAACACGACGCCCATCCACTCGCACGGCGCGCTCTTCGGCGTGTACGGCTTCCTCGCCATCGCGCTCATGCTCTTCTCCATGCGCAACATCGTCCGCAAGGACGCGTGGAACGACGGGCTCCTCAAGGGCGCGTTCTGGGGGCTGAACGGCGGCCTCGCCGGCATGATCGTCTTCTCGCTCCTCCCCGCGGGCATCTACCAGTTCGCCATCGGGATCGAGAAGGGGCTCTGGTACGCGCGCAGCCCCGAGGTGACCGGCAGCGCGTTCATCCACGCCGTCACGTGGGCGCGGGTCGTGCCGGACGTCGTGTTCCTCTGCGGCGCGGGGCTCCTCCTCACCTTCGTGGTGCGCGCCATCGTGAAGGACGTCGCGCTCCGGCGCGCCGACGAGGCCGGGGAGCGGTCGACCGTGCGCCGGGCGGCGTAA
- the map gene encoding type I methionyl aminopeptidase, which produces MNETELLARARPGRNDPCWCGSGQKYKKCHLDEDARASPAAPARSVRARLRPGVVSPRRPVPAAISRPDYASNGRPRAQGRDVKTAEELERLRRACRAAARVLRVSGEAVRPGITTDALDEIAHAETIRLGGYPSPLNYRGFPKSLCTSVNEVICHGIPDSRPLEAGDIVNLDVTVYLDGMHGDCSATFLVGEVDPEGRRLVQVARECLAKGVAAVLPGRPISDIGRAIEAHASRHGYGVVRSYCGHGIGETFHTSLQIPHHYDPSVRRLMEEGMTFTIEPMITEGTWQDLLWDDGWTAVTADGKRSAQFEHTIAVTGGGAEILTSEG; this is translated from the coding sequence GTGAACGAGACCGAGCTGCTCGCGCGGGCGCGGCCGGGGCGCAACGACCCCTGCTGGTGCGGGAGCGGGCAGAAGTACAAGAAGTGCCACCTGGACGAGGACGCGCGCGCCTCCCCGGCGGCGCCGGCGCGGTCCGTCCGCGCCCGGCTCCGCCCCGGGGTGGTGTCGCCGCGCCGGCCGGTGCCGGCGGCGATCTCCAGGCCGGACTACGCGTCGAACGGGCGGCCGCGCGCGCAGGGCCGCGACGTGAAGACCGCGGAGGAGCTGGAGCGGCTCCGCCGCGCCTGCCGGGCGGCCGCGCGCGTGCTGCGCGTCTCCGGCGAGGCGGTGCGCCCGGGCATCACCACCGACGCCCTCGACGAGATCGCGCACGCCGAGACCATCCGGCTCGGGGGCTACCCGAGCCCGCTCAACTACCGCGGCTTCCCGAAGTCGCTCTGCACCTCGGTGAACGAGGTGATCTGCCACGGCATCCCAGACAGCCGCCCGCTCGAGGCCGGGGACATCGTGAACCTCGACGTCACCGTGTACCTCGACGGCATGCACGGCGACTGCTCGGCGACCTTCCTCGTCGGCGAGGTGGATCCGGAGGGCCGGCGGCTCGTCCAGGTCGCGCGCGAGTGCCTCGCGAAGGGCGTCGCGGCGGTGCTGCCGGGCCGGCCGATCTCGGACATCGGCCGGGCGATCGAGGCGCACGCCTCGCGCCACGGCTACGGCGTGGTGCGCTCCTACTGCGGCCACGGCATCGGCGAGACGTTCCACACCTCGCTCCAGATCCCGCACCACTACGACCCCTCCGTGCGCCGGCTCATGGAGGAGGGGATGACCTTCACGATCGAGCCGATGATCACCGAGGGCACCTGGCAGGATCTGCTCTGGGACGACGGCTGGACCGCGGTCACCGCGGACGGGAAGCGCTCGGCGCAGTTCGAGCACACCATCGCCGTGACCGGAGGCGGCGCCGAGATCCTCACGAGCGAGGGGTGA